A genomic region of Raphanus sativus cultivar WK10039 chromosome 6, ASM80110v3, whole genome shotgun sequence contains the following coding sequences:
- the LOC130495729 gene encoding uncharacterized protein LOC130495729, producing the protein MGPQVKWPHKMKASEANRNTKRWCEFHSDHGHTTEDCIALKIEVAELLKKVHLREFLSDKAKNLLNKEGPGLPIEAAPALPPQQDRVIHVISGRSEVSGISSAAAKRSTRNARNGQEAEGPKRLLLGADEISFTAREQERVLAPHHDALVISLTIANCLVSVER; encoded by the exons ATGGGTCCTCAAGTCAAATGGCCCCATAAGATGAAGGCCTCAGAGGCTAATCGAAACACCAAGCGGTGGTGCGAGTTCCATAGCGACCATGGTCACACTACGGAAGATTGCATAGCCTTGAAGATAGAAGTCGCCGAGCTTCTCAAGAAAGTACACCTAAGGGAGTTCCTCTCAGACAAGGCCAAGAACCTTCTGAATAAAGAAGGTCCCGGTCTCCCTATCGAAGCAGCTCCCGCATTACCACCACAGCAAGACagggtgatccatgtcatctcaggcAGATCGGAAGTAAGCGGAATCAGTAGTGCCGCAgccaagagaagtactcgcaaCGCCAGGAATggccaagaggccgagggtcctAAGCGCCTACTCCTCGGAGCGGACGAGATCAGCTTCACTGCAAGGGAACAGGAGAGGGTCCTTGCTCCTCATCACGACGCCcttgtcatttcacttaccatagcgaactgcttg GTTTCAGTGGAGAGGTAA
- the LOC108807637 gene encoding uncharacterized protein LOC108807637 — MKASDANRNPKRWCEFHSDHGHTTDDCIALKREVAELLKRGHLREFLSDKAKNLLNKEGPGLPTEAALALPPQEDRVIHVISGGSEVSGISSARNGQEAEGPKRLLLGKENISFTAKEQEKVLALHHDALVISLTIANFLVKRILVDNGSSSNIIFHSAYADLELEPKALTRKVTPLVGFSGEVKQTLGEVLLPVYAEGINQATKFLVVDCPSSYNVILGRPWIHDMGAVPSTLHQLVKFPTPWGIKAIKGDHENSRSCYQTTLEGRPKSYSNYKRSFRPCIPKSRKWKIWMRFPWWKEIRNET, encoded by the coding sequence ATGAAGGCCTCAGATGCTAACCGGAATCCCAAACGATGGTGCGAGTTCCATAGCGATCACGGCCACACCACGGATGATTGCATAGCCCTGAAGAGAGAAGTCGCCGAGCTTCTCAAGAGAGGTCATCTGAGGGAATTCCTCTCGGACAAGGCCAAGAACCTTTTGAATAAAGAAGGTCCCGGTCTTCCTACTGAAGCAGCTCTCGCATTGCCACCACAGGAAGACCGGGTTatccatgtcatctcaggcGGATCAGAAGTAAGTGGAATCAGCAGTGCTAGGAACGGCCAAGAGGCCGAAGGTCCCAAGCGCCTACTCCTAGGAAAAGAAAATATCAGCTTCACCGCAAAGGAGCAAGAGAAGGTCCTAGCTCTTCACCACGACGCCcttgtcatttcacttaccatagcaaaTTTCTTGGTTAAGCGAATACTAGTGGACAACgggagctccagcaacattATCTTCCACTCAGCCTACGCCGATCTAGAGTTGGAACCTAAGGCCCTGACAAGAAAGGTGACCCCTCTCGTAGGCTTCAGCGGGGAGGTAAAGCAGACCTTAGGGGAGGTCCTTCTCCCAGTATATGCCGAGGGAATAAACCAGGCCACGAAGTTCTTAGTCGTCGACTGCCCTTCGTCCTATAACGTGATATTAGGGAGGCCCTGGATCCAtgacatgggagccgtaccCTCGACTCTCCATCAGCTGGTCAAGTTTCCGACTCCCTGGGGCATTAAAGCGATCAAGGGGGACCATGAGAATTCGAGGTCCTGCTACCAGACCACCCTAGAGGGGAGACCCAAGTCTTATAGCAATTATAAAAGAAGCTTCCGGCCATGCataccgaagagccggaagtggaagATATGGATGAGGTTCCCATGGTGGAAGGAAATCCGGAATGAAACCTga